The following are from one region of the Sandaracinus amylolyticus genome:
- a CDS encoding Leu/Phe/Val dehydrogenase, translating to MNVFEHLQQHDYGEVHFARDAATGLQAIVAIHDTRLGPALGGCRFIHYPHEELALIDALRLARGMTYKAAITGIPHGGGKSVIIRPPRAFDRGALFRAFGRFVDGLGGRYITAEDSGTSMEDMETIRSVTKHVTGVKPEHGGSGDPSPYTALGVRRGIEACVKFVYKRDSIEGLHIAVQGVGHVGFWLCKELHDLGAKLTVADIDPLKAERAHRELGAEVVPLDQIFSVDCEVFAPCALGSALNDDTIPKLKCKIVAGAANNQLAETRHGEDLMQRGILYAPDYAINAGGLVNVAQEHAGYDEPKSRERVMKIYDTILEIAERAQRGMQPTDRIADTIVEEKLARAVR from the coding sequence GTGAACGTCTTCGAGCACCTCCAGCAGCACGACTACGGAGAGGTCCACTTCGCACGCGACGCCGCGACGGGCCTGCAGGCGATCGTCGCGATCCACGACACCCGCCTCGGCCCGGCGCTCGGCGGCTGCCGCTTCATCCACTACCCGCACGAGGAGCTCGCGCTGATCGACGCGCTGCGCCTCGCTCGCGGCATGACCTACAAGGCCGCGATCACCGGCATCCCGCACGGCGGCGGCAAGAGCGTGATCATCCGTCCGCCCCGCGCGTTCGATCGCGGGGCGCTCTTCCGCGCGTTCGGGCGCTTCGTCGACGGGCTCGGGGGTCGCTACATCACGGCCGAGGACAGCGGCACGTCGATGGAGGACATGGAGACGATCCGCTCGGTCACGAAGCACGTGACCGGCGTGAAGCCGGAGCACGGCGGCTCGGGCGATCCCTCGCCCTACACCGCGCTCGGCGTGCGCCGCGGCATCGAGGCGTGCGTGAAGTTCGTCTACAAGCGCGACTCGATCGAGGGGCTGCACATCGCGGTGCAGGGCGTCGGTCACGTCGGGTTCTGGCTCTGCAAGGAGCTCCACGATCTCGGCGCGAAGCTCACGGTCGCCGACATCGATCCGCTCAAGGCCGAGCGCGCGCATCGCGAGCTCGGCGCGGAGGTCGTGCCGCTCGATCAGATCTTCTCGGTCGACTGCGAGGTGTTCGCGCCGTGTGCGCTCGGCTCGGCGCTGAACGACGACACGATCCCGAAGCTCAAGTGCAAGATCGTCGCGGGCGCGGCGAACAACCAGCTCGCCGAGACGCGCCACGGCGAGGACCTGATGCAGCGCGGGATCCTCTACGCGCCCGACTACGCGATCAACGCGGGCGGATTGGTGAACGTCGCGCAGGAGCACGCGGGCTACGACGAGCCGAAGTCGCGCGAGCGCGTGATGAAGATCTACGACACCATCCTCGAGATCGCGGAGCGCGCGCAGCGCGGGATGCAGCCGACCGATCGCATCGCGGACACGATCGTGGAAGAGAAGCTGGCGCGCGCGGTGCGTTGA